In one window of Cytophagaceae bacterium ABcell3 DNA:
- a CDS encoding ABC transporter ATP-binding protein: MKRYRDYPDKKRASLSAVKYAFKNIIWPRRYLLLLGLVLIIINRLSGLVLPGSTKILIDDILPAQEVHQLYALLGVVGGAIAIQSLSSYFLTRVLSVEAQNLIAQLRLKVQKQVLHMPVNFFDNNRSGSLVSRVMDDVEGVRNLVGTGLVQLVGGLLTSVVAFLILLRINASMTLFAVLPMLVFGFISLKAFNYLRPIFRERSKIKAEVTGRLTESLNGIRVIKGFSAENFEINVFSIGVTKLFNNIKKTLTTSSLVTSLSTLLLGMASILIMGVGGNKIMDGQMTVGDFFAFTLYLGFMVAPIVQMGMTGSQLTEAFAGLDRMEDLLKQERENEDPRRNIELPKLEGNIVFDNVSFSYNEGNGKYVLNNISFDAKPGSITALVGSSGSGKSTIAGLVASYLSPQKGMIYADGNDLSKVTLTSYRSQLGVVLQDDFLFEGSIKDNILFASPGASEQQLMEAVDAAYVTEFANGFEHGLDTLIGERGVKLSGGQKQRIAIARALLANPKVLILDEATSSLDAESESFIQKSLMKLMKGRTTFVIAHRLSTIRQADLILVIENGRVFEKGVHEELLEKKGRYYELFTYQSRI; encoded by the coding sequence ATGAAGAGGTATAGAGACTACCCTGATAAGAAGAGAGCTTCACTGTCTGCGGTTAAGTATGCTTTTAAAAATATCATCTGGCCTAGGAGATATCTCCTTTTGCTAGGACTCGTTCTGATAATTATCAACCGTTTGTCAGGCTTAGTGCTTCCAGGGTCTACAAAAATCCTAATCGACGATATTTTACCTGCGCAAGAGGTTCACCAATTATATGCTTTGCTTGGGGTTGTTGGCGGAGCTATTGCCATACAATCCCTCAGTTCCTATTTTTTGACACGTGTGTTAAGTGTTGAAGCGCAAAATCTTATAGCTCAATTGAGGCTCAAAGTTCAGAAACAAGTTTTGCACATGCCGGTAAATTTTTTTGATAATAACAGGTCTGGCTCACTGGTTTCTCGTGTCATGGATGATGTAGAAGGCGTTAGGAATTTGGTTGGTACGGGGCTGGTCCAACTTGTAGGCGGACTTCTTACGTCCGTGGTAGCTTTTCTGATATTGTTAAGGATTAATGCTTCAATGACTTTGTTTGCCGTGCTTCCAATGTTGGTTTTTGGTTTTATTTCCCTTAAAGCTTTCAACTATTTAAGGCCTATTTTTAGGGAAAGGAGTAAAATTAAAGCAGAAGTTACCGGGAGACTTACCGAGTCGTTGAATGGCATAAGGGTCATCAAAGGTTTTAGTGCTGAAAATTTTGAAATAAATGTTTTTAGCATAGGTGTTACAAAGCTTTTCAATAATATAAAGAAAACGTTAACGACCTCGAGCCTCGTAACCAGTTTGTCTACATTGCTTCTTGGCATGGCCAGCATTTTAATTATGGGTGTAGGGGGAAATAAAATAATGGATGGTCAAATGACAGTAGGCGATTTCTTTGCTTTTACCCTATACTTAGGCTTTATGGTGGCACCTATAGTTCAAATGGGCATGACAGGTAGTCAACTTACAGAAGCGTTTGCGGGTCTTGATAGGATGGAAGATCTTTTAAAACAGGAAAGGGAGAATGAAGACCCTAGGAGAAATATTGAGCTTCCAAAGCTTGAAGGAAACATTGTTTTTGACAATGTGTCTTTTTCCTATAATGAAGGAAATGGGAAATATGTACTTAATAATATTAGCTTTGATGCAAAGCCTGGTAGTATCACAGCTTTGGTAGGAAGTTCAGGGTCTGGCAAATCTACTATTGCAGGTTTAGTGGCTTCTTATTTATCTCCCCAAAAAGGTATGATTTATGCCGACGGAAATGACCTTTCAAAGGTGACCTTGACCAGTTACCGAAGTCAGCTGGGGGTTGTGTTACAGGATGACTTTCTTTTTGAAGGTTCTATTAAAGATAATATTTTATTTGCAAGCCCAGGTGCTAGTGAACAACAGTTAATGGAAGCGGTGGATGCTGCATATGTGACGGAGTTTGCTAATGGCTTTGAACATGGTTTAGATACGCTGATTGGAGAAAGAGGAGTGAAGCTTTCTGGAGGCCAGAAACAAAGGATAGCTATAGCCCGTGCTTTACTCGCAAATCCTAAAGTGTTGATTTTAGATGAAGCAACTTCTAGCTTGGATGCAGAGAGCGAGTCGTTTATTCAGAAAAGCCTCATGAAGCTAATGAAAGGGCGGACTACCTTTGTAATCGCCCATCGATTAAGTACCATACGTCAGGCTGATCTGATTTTGGTTATTGAAAATGGAAGGGTGTTTGAAAAAGGTGTACATGAAGAGTTGTTGGAAAAAAAAGGTAGGTACTATGAGTTGTTTACCTATCAAAGTCGAATTTGA
- a CDS encoding YwbE family protein, which translates to MDGKNRENISPGTKVNIILKKDQRSGKLTEGVVKDLLTKSPYHSRGIKVRLESGEIGRVQEILD; encoded by the coding sequence ATGGACGGAAAAAATAGGGAAAATATTAGCCCTGGAACTAAAGTAAATATAATTTTAAAGAAAGATCAACGTAGCGGGAAGCTTACTGAAGGTGTGGTAAAAGATCTACTAACCAAATCTCCTTATCACTCACGGGGTATTAAAGTTAGACTAGAATCAGGGGAGATTGGAAGGGTTCAGGAAATCTTAGATTGA
- a CDS encoding DEAD/DEAH box helicase: MKFESYNIAQEINQNLAKEGFKRPTDIQFKSIPPILRGEDVLAIAQTGTGKTAAFAIPVLSKLYYKKNRKGLSCLVMVPTHELATQIAQVFETLGKGTTVKVACVHGGVDQQPQIEKLKKADVLVATPGRMFDLMHQNHINLSQIDTLILDEADQMLALGFYKDIKDVLKHIPRKHQTLFFSATIDENIKKLAYSLVHNPIRIQISPKDPVSKNVDHSVMEVIMDDKRFFLERIHNENDGKKILVFVRTKVRAERVAKAMERVNIKSEVLHGDKNQTERVHALEQFKTGASKMLITTDVSARGIDIPGVELVINYDIPEQPESYVHRVGRTGRGTQKGFAISFCSPEEKELFNNIEKYIGKNVKVINVDNKEYAATIDFSEDNQKDINSLLSEIEFLENKKRKAYKGKKKK; encoded by the coding sequence ATGAAGTTTGAAAGCTATAATATAGCACAAGAAATAAACCAAAATTTAGCCAAGGAAGGTTTTAAAAGGCCTACGGATATACAGTTTAAATCTATACCGCCTATACTTCGGGGTGAGGATGTATTGGCCATAGCGCAAACAGGAACCGGAAAAACAGCAGCTTTTGCTATACCCGTACTTTCAAAGCTATACTATAAAAAAAATAGAAAAGGGTTAAGTTGTCTGGTAATGGTTCCTACCCATGAACTGGCAACCCAGATAGCACAGGTTTTTGAAACCCTTGGGAAAGGCACAACAGTTAAGGTGGCATGTGTACACGGCGGGGTGGACCAACAACCTCAAATTGAAAAGCTAAAAAAAGCTGATGTTTTGGTAGCAACCCCAGGAAGGATGTTTGATTTAATGCATCAAAATCATATCAACTTAAGCCAAATAGATACACTTATTCTCGATGAAGCAGACCAAATGCTTGCCTTAGGTTTTTATAAAGACATTAAAGATGTTCTAAAGCATATACCAAGAAAACACCAAACTTTGTTTTTTTCTGCTACCATTGATGAAAACATAAAAAAGTTAGCGTACTCGTTGGTGCATAATCCCATCCGAATCCAAATTTCACCCAAAGACCCAGTGTCCAAGAATGTGGATCATTCTGTTATGGAGGTTATAATGGATGACAAACGTTTCTTTTTAGAGCGTATTCATAATGAAAATGATGGCAAAAAAATACTTGTTTTTGTAAGAACCAAGGTTCGTGCTGAAAGAGTAGCAAAGGCCATGGAAAGAGTAAATATTAAGTCTGAAGTATTGCACGGAGACAAAAATCAGACTGAAAGAGTACATGCGCTGGAACAGTTTAAAACGGGTGCATCTAAAATGCTTATTACGACTGATGTAAGTGCAAGAGGCATAGACATTCCTGGCGTTGAACTTGTTATAAACTATGACATTCCAGAACAGCCAGAAAGTTATGTACACCGGGTGGGAAGAACAGGCAGAGGTACACAAAAAGGGTTTGCCATTTCTTTTTGCAGTCCTGAAGAAAAAGAACTTTTTAATAATATTGAGAAATATATAGGCAAAAATGTAAAAGTAATCAATGTCGACAACAAAGAATATGCGGCTACAATAGACTTTTCAGAGGATAATCAAAAAGATATCAACTCCTTACTCTCAGAAATAGAATTTCTTGAAAACAAAAAACGAAAAGCTTATAAAGGAAAAAAGAAAAAATAA
- a CDS encoding peptidoglycan bridge formation glycyltransferase FemA/FemB family protein yields MLVNVDPKPINDITSSHILQQTSYWGHVKQKQGWDANAYDVKIILEEEGEVGRKKVEDDLLIVSQKIGESSEIAYIPYGPKNIPAEGQQGNVLEELSENLREHLPDETILIRYDLPWGSPYAQEEDFCDENGMWLGPPEPRVREFRMNFGTNQWNLRKAPTDVLPSSTFLINLSLSEEKLLQQMKPKTRYNIRLAYKKGAHVYEAGEEGLPIWYDLHCQTAERNKIISSDRDFFKTLLQAKEECPGDTCIKFLIAEVEGNPLAAMFLIISGGRATYLYGASSNKYRQYMGAYALQWQAIKTAKSLGCVEYDMFGVAHRPDPSHPMYGLYKFKSGFGGNLHHREGCWDYPLDESMYIDYKASELALEGFHHG; encoded by the coding sequence ATGCTTGTAAATGTCGATCCAAAACCGATTAATGATATTACCTCAAGTCACATACTTCAGCAAACGAGCTACTGGGGACACGTGAAACAAAAGCAAGGTTGGGATGCCAATGCATATGATGTTAAGATCATATTAGAAGAGGAAGGAGAGGTTGGTCGCAAAAAGGTGGAAGACGATTTGCTAATAGTATCTCAAAAAATAGGGGAGAGTTCTGAAATCGCTTATATACCATATGGGCCAAAAAATATACCAGCGGAAGGTCAGCAAGGAAATGTTCTTGAAGAACTTTCTGAAAACCTTCGGGAGCATTTGCCTGATGAAACTATATTGATTAGATATGATCTTCCTTGGGGTTCTCCCTATGCACAAGAGGAGGATTTTTGTGACGAAAATGGTATGTGGCTTGGCCCTCCAGAACCTAGAGTGAGAGAGTTTAGGATGAACTTTGGGACTAATCAGTGGAATTTAAGAAAAGCACCTACCGATGTACTTCCTTCAAGTACTTTTCTGATCAATTTGAGCTTGTCTGAAGAAAAGCTCTTGCAGCAAATGAAACCCAAAACTCGTTACAATATCAGATTGGCTTATAAAAAAGGAGCTCATGTTTATGAAGCAGGCGAAGAAGGGCTTCCTATTTGGTATGACCTTCATTGTCAGACAGCAGAACGGAATAAGATTATTTCATCAGATAGGGATTTTTTCAAGACTTTGCTGCAGGCCAAGGAGGAGTGTCCCGGCGATACCTGTATTAAGTTTTTAATAGCAGAAGTAGAAGGTAATCCCTTGGCAGCTATGTTTTTAATAATCTCAGGAGGCCGAGCGACTTATCTTTATGGCGCATCTTCTAATAAGTACAGACAATACATGGGCGCTTATGCACTGCAATGGCAAGCTATCAAAACAGCAAAATCATTGGGTTGTGTAGAGTATGATATGTTTGGGGTAGCTCATCGTCCTGATCCGTCTCATCCTATGTATGGACTTTACAAATTTAAGTCAGGTTTTGGGGGGAATTTACATCACAGAGAAGGGTGCTGGGATTACCCTTTAGATGAGTCAATGTATATAGATTATAAGGCTTCTGAATTAGCTTTAGAAGGATTTCATCACGGTTGA